The Leclercia adecarboxylata region GCCTGGCGTAATGAGAGGGTTTCGGCACGCGCCAGACGGGCAACTGGCGGCCAGGCGGTGAGCGTAATGGCGATCACCACGTGTTCCAGCCCCGGCCCGAGCGCCGCGACAAACGCCAGCGCCAGTACCAGGCTCGGGAAGGAGATAAAGATATCGGTGACGCGCATTAACACCGCATCCACCTTGCCGCCAAAGTATCCGGCGGTGACGCCCAGCAGCAGCCCCAGCGGGCCGACGGTGACCGACACCAGCAGCACGATATAGAGCGTGATGCGCGAGCCGTACACCAGGCGGCTGAAGATATCCCGGCCAAACTCGTCGGTGCCGAACCAGTGCTGCGCGTTCGGCGCCGCCAGAGCGTTATTCAGATCCTGCACCAGCGGGTTGTAAGGTGCGATCCAGGGTGCGAAGGCCGCGACGATCAGCAGCAGCAGGATGATGCCGCCGCCAATGGCCGTCAGCGGGTTACGCGCCATCTGCCCGGCAAATCCGAAGCTGCGGCGGGCCATTCGCGCCAGGCGCTGGCGTCCTTCGCTGCGAACACCTTGCAGCGGTGTATCCAGAGAAACGGTCATGATTTCGTCCTCGGGTCGAAGAGTTGATACAGCATGTCGGAGAGCAGGTTGAGCATCACGAAGATCATCCCCACCAGCAGGACGCAGCCCATCACCGCGTTCATATCGCCCAGCAGCAGGCTGCCGGTGAGATAGGAGCCAAAGCCCGGCCAGGAGAAGACGGTTTCAATCAGCACCGCCCCTTCCAGCAGCGAGCCGTAGGCCAGCGCCACCACCGTCAGCAGCTGCACGAGGATGTTGCGAAACGCGTGGTTCCAGATCACCTGCCGCTCGGTTAAGCCTTTCACCCGGGCGGTGATGATGAACTCCTGGGACAGCTGGGCCAGCATAAAGCTGCGGGTCATGCGGCTGATATAGGCCAGGGAGTGGAACCCCAGCAGCGAAGCGGGCAGCACCAGGTGGTTAATGGCGTTCCAGAACACCGCGCTGTTGCCTGCCAGCAGGGCATCGACGGTCATCAGTCCGGTGCGGCGCGGCACAATGCCATCCAGGCCTAAATCCAGCCGTCCGGCACCGCCCACCCAGCCGAGCCAGGCGTAAAACAGCAGCAGCCCCATCATCCCCACCCAGAAGATCGGCGTGGAATAACCGGCCAGACTAATGATACGCACCACGTAGTCCGAGACGCTGTTACGGCGCGCCGCGGCCAGCACCCCCAGCGGGATCCCTAAACCGGCACCGACGATAATCGCCATGGTCGCCAGCTCAAGGGTGGCCGGGAAGACGCGCAGAATGTCATCCAGCACCGGTTTGCCGGTCAGCAAAGCGTTGCCAAAATCGCCGTGCAGCAGGTTATTGAGGTAGATCCCAAACTGGGTCAGGAGGGATTTATCAAAGCCCAGCTGCTGGTAAACCTGCTGATAGGTGCTGTGGTCGGCATCCGGGCCGACAATGGCCAGCACCGGATCCACCGGCATCACGCGGCCAATGAAAAAGGTCAGTACCAGCAGGCCGAACAGCGTCACCAGCACCTGGGTTAAACGCCTGGAGAAACGCCGGGTGCGGGAGCCTGGCGCGAGTATCGCAACACTCATTTTTCACCTCCGGTTTTATACACTTCCCGCAGGAAGGTGGTGGCGGACGGATGCGACTGGAAGTTTTTCACCTCGTTACGCACCACTACCGAATCAACCATCTGCGACAGCGGGAGCAGCGCCGGGATCAGCTGGTCATAGCGCACCTGAATCTGCTGATAGTCGGCGATCTGCTTCTGCGGATCGCGCTCCAGCAGGGCCTTGTCGATCATCTCGTTCAGCGGCTTGTCGTAGAAACTGGTCCGCCAGCCCTGGAAGTTGGTCAGCCGGGCTTCGTCGCTGTTGTCCGGGTTGTAGACCAGCGCCCGTAGGCTGGAGTGCGGGTGTGGCTCCACGCCGCTGCCGCCGCGCCCGACCAGCATGTCGAACTTACGCTCGCGCATCGCGCCGTAGATCTGGTTCCCGGTGCCGGTGATGATTTTGGCGTTGATCCCCGCCTGCATCAGAGTGGACTGCACGGCGATGGCGATATTGAGGAACGGCTGATCCGCCAGCACGCGCAGGGTTGTGTCAAAACCTTCCGGATAGCCCGCTTCCGCCAGCAGCTTTCTGGCGCGCGGGATGTCGAGTTTGTAGCCCGGATCCGGCAGCGTCGACGGCATTCCCGCCTTGATTGGCCGCTGGTGCAGCACGCCGTAGCCCGGCATCAGCGCCTTATTTATCCCCTGATAGTCGATGAGATAGCGCACCGCCTCGCGCACCTTCGGGTTGGCGAAGTGCGCCTCCTTCATGCTCATCGCCACGTAGTACACCGTGCCCTTCTGCACGGCTTCCACCGTCAGCTGCGGATCCTTGCGCAGGGCGTTAATGTCGGCCACCGCCATGTTGCTGGCGATATCCAGATCGCCCTTCTCCACCATCAGGCGCAGGGTCTGCGACTCCTGGAAGTGGCGCAACACCACGCGGTTCATCTTCGGCGCTTCGCGCCAGTAATTCGGGTTACGCTGCATGCGCAGCACATCTTTTGCCTGCCAGGTCTCCAGCATAAATGGCCCGGAACCGGCTTCGTTGGTAGTCAACCAGCGGTTGCCCCAGTCGCTGTTTACCTCGTGGCTCAGCACGGTTTTGCGATCCAGCACGCCAAGGTTGCCCAGCGCGCCGAGAGAGTAGATCACCAGCTGCGGGTCGTTGGCTTTCGGCAGGGTGAGCTGCACGGTGTAGTCATCCAGGGCTTTCACCTGCTGGTCGATATTTTTCTTAGAAAACCCATAGGATTTCCACACCGACGCCTGGGCGAGGTTCAGGTGCAGCAGACGACGCATGGACCACACCACGTCTTCGGCGGTAAGCGGATTGCCGGAGTGGAAGGTCACGTTATCGCGCAGGTGGAAGGTCAGCGTTTTACCGTCCGGCGAGATGTCCCAGGACTTCGCCAGCGCCGGTTTAACGTTGGTGAGGGTATTGGGATCGAGTTCCACCAGCGAATCGTAAAGATTGACCACAATGCCCACCACCTCGTTGCCGGTCATCGCGGCCGGATCGAGGGTCAGCAGGTTGTTCATGTTCATACCGATGATGAGCTGATCGGGCGGCGTTTTTGCGTACGCCGCGCCGCTCCCCGTCATCAGCGAGAGCGCGAGTAAGCACGCTCCGGTGAGGGAGGTTCGTTTCATGTATATATCGCCTGTAGGGTACGTTTTTATTTGTCAGTCGTGGCTGACGGTATTGGCTTCGATATACGCAAAATTAATGTCTTCGCCGAGTCCCGGGCGATCCGGCAGGCTGACCATGCCGTTGTCATCCATCGGGTCGATCAGGCTGTGCAGATATGCAGCGGGTTCGTCGTAATCAAGGAACGGGTGCAGCAGGCCGCGTTCATACCAGCGGCAGTTTTTGATGGCGCCAATCACCGCCAGGCTCGCCGCACCGTTGCCGTGTACTTCGCAGTCCATGCCGAACGATTCGGCGAGGTTCGCCACCTTCAGGGTTGGCGAGATGCCGCCCACGCCGTTGGCCCCCGCGCGCAGGATATCGCACGCCCCGGCTCTGACCCAGTCGGCGCGGCTGTGGTGTTTGC contains the following coding sequences:
- a CDS encoding ABC transporter substrate-binding protein, with the protein product MKRTSLTGACLLALSLMTGSGAAYAKTPPDQLIIGMNMNNLLTLDPAAMTGNEVVGIVVNLYDSLVELDPNTLTNVKPALAKSWDISPDGKTLTFHLRDNVTFHSGNPLTAEDVVWSMRRLLHLNLAQASVWKSYGFSKKNIDQQVKALDDYTVQLTLPKANDPQLVIYSLGALGNLGVLDRKTVLSHEVNSDWGNRWLTTNEAGSGPFMLETWQAKDVLRMQRNPNYWREAPKMNRVVLRHFQESQTLRLMVEKGDLDIASNMAVADINALRKDPQLTVEAVQKGTVYYVAMSMKEAHFANPKVREAVRYLIDYQGINKALMPGYGVLHQRPIKAGMPSTLPDPGYKLDIPRARKLLAEAGYPEGFDTTLRVLADQPFLNIAIAVQSTLMQAGINAKIITGTGNQIYGAMRERKFDMLVGRGGSGVEPHPHSSLRALVYNPDNSDEARLTNFQGWRTSFYDKPLNEMIDKALLERDPQKQIADYQQIQVRYDQLIPALLPLSQMVDSVVVRNEVKNFQSHPSATTFLREVYKTGGEK
- a CDS encoding ABC transporter permease translates to MSVAILAPGSRTRRFSRRLTQVLVTLFGLLVLTFFIGRVMPVDPVLAIVGPDADHSTYQQVYQQLGFDKSLLTQFGIYLNNLLHGDFGNALLTGKPVLDDILRVFPATLELATMAIIVGAGLGIPLGVLAAARRNSVSDYVVRIISLAGYSTPIFWVGMMGLLLFYAWLGWVGGAGRLDLGLDGIVPRRTGLMTVDALLAGNSAVFWNAINHLVLPASLLGFHSLAYISRMTRSFMLAQLSQEFIITARVKGLTERQVIWNHAFRNILVQLLTVVALAYGSLLEGAVLIETVFSWPGFGSYLTGSLLLGDMNAVMGCVLLVGMIFVMLNLLSDMLYQLFDPRTKS
- a CDS encoding ABC transporter permease produces the protein MTVSLDTPLQGVRSEGRQRLARMARRSFGFAGQMARNPLTAIGGGIILLLLIVAAFAPWIAPYNPLVQDLNNALAAPNAQHWFGTDEFGRDIFSRLVYGSRITLYIVLLVSVTVGPLGLLLGVTAGYFGGKVDAVLMRVTDIFISFPSLVLALAFVAALGPGLEHVVIAITLTAWPPVARLARAETLSLRQADFISAVRLQGASPVRVLWRHIVPLCLPSVIIRITMNMAGIILTAAGLGFLGLGAQPPEPEWGAMISSGRTYMMECWWVVTIPGLAILINSLAFNFLGDGLRDILDPRSN